A single genomic interval of Spirosoma linguale DSM 74 harbors:
- a CDS encoding hypothetical protein (KEGG: cak:Caul_5053 hypothetical protein) codes for MNPAAALRQKAIDEIREADQNFSMLSEKQGLAKAFTTYAADDAIKLNDGAAPTVGFDSIRVQMSRMPANGSVLTWQALKADAAQSGELGYTFGQWMLTSKDNSGKRKTQYGVYVTVWKRQRNGQWRFVLDGGNSTPEPK; via the coding sequence ATGAATCCCGCGGCTGCCCTGCGCCAGAAAGCCATTGATGAAATCCGGGAGGCCGACCAGAATTTTAGTATGCTCTCCGAAAAGCAGGGGCTGGCTAAAGCCTTCACTACCTATGCCGCCGATGATGCCATTAAACTGAATGATGGAGCCGCACCGACCGTTGGGTTTGACTCCATTCGGGTGCAGATGAGCCGAATGCCCGCCAATGGTTCCGTATTGACCTGGCAAGCGCTCAAAGCCGACGCAGCACAGTCGGGCGAATTGGGTTACACCTTCGGTCAATGGATGCTGACCAGTAAAGACAATTCGGGTAAGCGAAAAACACAGTATGGGGTTTACGTAACCGTCTGGAAACGCCAGCGAAACGGACAGTGGCGGTTTGTACTGGATGGTGGAAACTCCACTCCGGAACCTAAATAA
- a CDS encoding major facilitator superfamily MFS_1 (PFAM: major facilitator superfamily MFS_1~KEGG: eum:ECUMN_2575 putative antibiotic efflux protein ( antibiotic resistance protein)), whose product MVVSSLFKRRIAHGPSLYTFSFWLLCVSNFLFSASFQMMIPELPAYLTKLGGQEYVGWIIALFTLTAGISRPFSGKITDTVGRVPVMAFGSLVCFLCGFLYPYLLTVGGFLTLRLIHGFSTGTKPTATSAYVADIVPATRRGEAMGTLGLFTAMGMSLGPAIGSWVANDYSMNVMFWTSSAFALLSIGILLQMTETLPKPQPFRFRLLRLKKDEIFDRNALPPFLVLLLQSFSSGVILTVVSGLSTSLGIANKGLFFTVYTVASLVVRLVFSKSSDRYGRLPVLFISTVVLAVSMVLLIITESPFMFWVSAVFYGMSWGMNSPTVTAWTADLSDEKTRGRAMATMYIALEAGIGLGAVAAGWLLNHVRGEAGIDASFAVSGVLALVAVTYLGWLWHQHRKTRHQRMNDADEVALLDGEP is encoded by the coding sequence TTGGTCGTTTCTTCTCTTTTCAAACGCCGTATTGCACACGGGCCTTCCCTCTACACGTTTTCGTTCTGGTTACTCTGCGTAAGTAACTTTCTGTTCTCTGCCAGTTTTCAGATGATGATTCCTGAGTTGCCTGCTTACCTGACAAAGCTGGGTGGACAGGAGTACGTCGGCTGGATTATTGCTTTGTTCACCCTTACTGCGGGAATCTCCCGCCCGTTTAGCGGAAAAATTACCGATACGGTCGGGCGTGTGCCGGTTATGGCGTTCGGGTCACTGGTATGTTTTCTGTGTGGGTTTCTATATCCGTATCTGCTCACAGTGGGCGGGTTTCTGACGCTCCGCCTTATTCACGGCTTTTCGACGGGTACCAAACCCACGGCTACATCGGCCTATGTAGCGGACATTGTACCGGCTACCCGCCGGGGTGAAGCAATGGGAACACTGGGGTTGTTTACCGCCATGGGTATGTCGCTGGGACCCGCTATTGGTAGTTGGGTGGCCAATGATTACTCCATGAACGTCATGTTCTGGACCTCATCGGCCTTTGCGCTGCTGTCGATTGGGATTCTGTTGCAAATGACCGAGACGCTGCCAAAACCACAGCCATTTCGATTTAGGCTGTTGCGGTTGAAGAAAGATGAGATTTTTGACCGGAATGCCTTGCCGCCCTTCCTGGTCTTGTTATTACAGTCGTTCTCGTCGGGCGTTATCCTGACGGTTGTTTCGGGATTGAGTACCTCGCTGGGCATTGCCAACAAAGGCCTGTTTTTTACGGTCTATACCGTGGCTTCGCTGGTTGTTCGGCTGGTGTTCAGCAAATCGTCGGACCGGTATGGCCGGTTGCCCGTTCTGTTTATTTCGACGGTGGTGCTGGCCGTATCTATGGTGTTGCTGATCATCACCGAGTCGCCGTTCATGTTCTGGGTGTCGGCCGTTTTTTACGGGATGTCGTGGGGGATGAACTCGCCGACGGTAACGGCCTGGACGGCTGACCTGAGCGATGAAAAAACGCGGGGCCGGGCCATGGCAACCATGTACATCGCCCTCGAAGCCGGTATCGGACTCGGGGCCGTGGCTGCGGGCTGGTTGTTGAACCACGTCCGTGGAGAAGCTGGTATTGATGCGTCCTTTGCCGTATCGGGTGTGTTGGCCCTGGTGGCCGTAACCTATCTTGGCTGGCTCTGGCATCAGCATCGGAAAACCCGCCACCAGCGAATGAATGATGCCGATGAAGTAGCGTTGCTGGATGGTGAACCCTGA